ACAGCGAGCGGGCGGCTGTCGTCACCCGCGAACGCTGGCGCATGGACGATGAGGATGAGGGAATTTTGAGTGGTCATCGTTTGCATCCCGTGACGACGATATTGAGGAGGCGATCCTCCGCCTCTAGCGCGGCTTTGTGCTCTTCGGTGCTCACCCCAATGACGAAGCCATAGCCACATGCCTCCGCCTTGTCTCGCTCTTCCTGCAACAACGGCACTTGCTCCAGGATCGTCTGCCGCCGGATGAAGGCGCTGTACGTGTCAAATTGATGGGTCTTGATCTCCCACAGCACACTCATGCCGACTTGCAGCGCATCAAAGCGCTTGCCGTCAACGAGTACGTCATTGCCGGGGTAGCGGTTCGGCGGGAACCTATCGGCGCACTCGTTATGCTGGGGATCTTCGCCCGCATGTGGCACCGGGATGGGATTGCACTCTGGGCGGCGGCGCTCCGCCGTCACCGGGGCAGGCGGGTCCCTCCTGTTCGCTCTGGCGCTCTCCGGTGTGGGGCTCGCCTCCGGCTCCTGCGAGGCCCGAGGAGCGTCTCCGGCCCAAAGGCCCGGTTCCCAGGTGGGCGGCAACTCGCGCGTGTGCGGGCTCCTCGGCAGGGGCTGGGGGCGAACCTGCCCTGGCTGCCCGCGGGTGGGGAGGCCCGTGCCGGGCACAGCGGGTGGGCGCACAGGCGCCCAGGCGTACGTCTCAGGCGCTTCTCGAGAGGTGGCGCACCCAGCAACGGCAACGGCGACGGCAATGGCAACGGCCTGGCGGAGGGCGCAGGCTGAGGAGGGCATGGTGCTCACCGCTACTCCAGGTGGAGGGGGCCGCGAAAGGGCAGAGGAGGCCGGGTTGGACGACAAGTCTATCTCGCCGGGGCTCGTGGATACGGAGGTTCCGAAAGATCTTCGCCAAAGCGGGAATACGGAAACGCGCTCGACCGATTTGGATCGCTCTTGCCAGAAACTCAGAGCGGCGGTTCGACTCCCGCCGCCTGCAAGCAGAGTTCATCGAGACGGCCAAACTGCGCGGCGAGGCTCCAGGGGAGGAGATTGCTGCTCAGCCTCGTCTGGTCGGTGAGGCCAACTCTCGACTCTGTCCTGCACTGGAGTCGCTGGCGACGCCGCCATCGTGCCATCGCCAAGCTCTGCACCGACGCAGGAACTCGCGTCTCAAAGTACAACTGTAGATTTTAGAGCCCATGCACGTAGGTTTGCCATCATCAGGTCTCGGAGCCCACAGTCTTCACCTTACCCAGATATGCTAACTGCTGACGGAGTATTTCGTCTTCACGAAAGTAGCCCAGCAAGGCGATGGTCAGCGCATCAGCTGAGCGGAAGCGATTGTCACGATCATACTTGCCCAGACTCAGCGCCTCTGTGGCGAGAAAGACGCTGAGCACTGCTGCTTGGTAGACCTCTCGTACCTTGCGAGCGACCTCCTCCGCAATGTGGTCCGGATAGCGTGACTGCCAACGCTCGGTCTGCTCGACGATGACGCGATGGTTCTCATTGAGTTGAATGGTGTTTGAGACCTCAACCCATTGCGCGAGGTGATTCTCTGGGTCATCGAAGTCCGTCTTGTCGCGCCAGATGACTCGAGGTGGCTCTCGAGGGTGCGTGACGCTCCGAGCGTTTTTCTGGTCAGTTCCCTCAGCGCGCAGTTCAGTGGGGGTTCGTGCCTCATGGGTGTGACGCAGTCGCCCGGTGTCGAACTCAAACTGTGCTTTGTCGTCCTGGATGTTACCAACTACACCCGGTCCATTGGGCTCGGGTGTGGTGATATCCACAGATTCTTCCTTCAATCCCTCCACGACCAGCAGCTTCTTTTGCTTGAACTTCTTGCCCCAGAGATTCATGTACTGAGACAGACGCTCCATCAATCTCGATGTAAGCTGAGGATTGTCGTGGGTATCTCCGAACGCCTCTGTCAGGGCTTGCTGAACCTCATTCGGCATGTGCTTGGCGAATTCAATCAACCAGTCATTCAGTGGCAATGAGCGGTCAGGCGTTTTCGAGTACTTGAGCGTGCTTCGAACGCTTTCCGGATACACGCCGAGAGTCTTCGGAGGGTCATTCACCGGGGGCTCGAGGATGACCCAAAGCCTGGTTCGGACTGTCTTGGGCGTCACCCCCATCGTCCGGTAGGCCGAGTGATGAGTCGTGACCTGATACAACTCATCCTTGTAGAGTACGCCGATGAAGCTCGTGCTCGGCCCTTGAGCTGCGTCTGGCATCTCTCCCTTTTTGAGCAGGAACCAGTGCGCTCGCGTGCCGTCGGACAGCGACACCTCGCCGGAAACAACCTCCGGTTTCTTTTGTTTGCGCTCCTGAGTGATATGAGCCTGGCTTCCGTACAGATTGATGAACGAGCCTTTCCGAGAGCCATCATCGAGCACGAGGCGCCCTTCTCGCGCGTTCTTGGGCCAACTGTCCT
This genomic stretch from Hyalangium gracile harbors:
- a CDS encoding DUF6310 domain-containing protein, translating into MTAERRRPECNPIPVPHAGEDPQHNECADRFPPNRYPGNDVLVDGKRFDALQVGMSVLWEIKTHQFDTYSAFIRRQTILEQVPLLQEERDKAEACGYGFVIGVSTEEHKAALEAEDRLLNIVVTGCKR
- a CDS encoding ATP-binding protein, translating into MAFKPVEYKEVQNFINRAYNECQAFQWARETLKNSLEAGAKKVLFGVEYQAVENQGVYRRLIADNGKGMTDKQLYEYFSYAGSGEKRIGGEHDNFGIGAKISLMPWNTYGIVILSWVDNRASMIWIQKNPRSGEYGLRSFEDYDDENVVEPFNDVEHGCDWRKIKPEIITDHGTVIVLLGNSAKQDTILGDPERPTENNASKGLIHYLNQRFWTLPEGTEITVNRFLNDNDKDSWPKNAREGRLVLDDGSRKGSFINLYGSQAHITQERKQKKPEVVSGEVSLSDGTRAHWFLLKKGEMPDAAQGPSTSFIGVLYKDELYQVTTHHSAYRTMGVTPKTVRTRLWVILEPPVNDPPKTLGVYPESVRSTLKYSKTPDRSLPLNDWLIEFAKHMPNEVQQALTEAFGDTHDNPQLTSRLMERLSQYMNLWGKKFKQKKLLVVEGLKEESVDITTPEPNGPGVVGNIQDDKAQFEFDTGRLRHTHEARTPTELRAEGTDQKNARSVTHPREPPRVIWRDKTDFDDPENHLAQWVEVSNTIQLNENHRVIVEQTERWQSRYPDHIAEEVARKVREVYQAAVLSVFLATEALSLGKYDRDNRFRSADALTIALLGYFREDEILRQQLAYLGKVKTVGSET